The Euryarchaeota archaeon genomic sequence CGCGACCTTCGTTTGAGCTGCGTCAAGCCGGAAAGCGAGCGCGGACTTCGCCGCTTCGTCGGCGACGATCGCAAGAAGGTCGATGTCGCTTTCCGGCGATTCCTCCCCCCGCGCGACGGATCCGAAGAGGACAAGCCGCACGAGTCCCGGAGACGACTGGAGTTCGTCCTGGAGTAGTCGCGCGAGTTCCTCTCTTGCCCGCCTCTCGGCCGTGAAGAGTGCTGAAAGAGGGGCCGTCAGGTAGTGGTCGCTCTCCCATCGCCACAGGTGGGCTTTGCCCGCCACACGGGTGAAGAGCGCACCGTGGCGCAGGAGCCGGTTCAACTCCTTGATCGCCATCGGCACGGAACAGCCCGACGCGAGGGCGAGCTCCCGACCGGTGAATTCCTTTCCAGGAAAGGCCACGAGGGTCCGGAGAAGCCGAACCGACGTCGTGTTATGGAGAACAGGCTCCAGACCGCCATGGAAGCGAATGTTAGCACCAGATAACATGTATTAGCTGGTGATAACATAGAGGTTTCGGTGGGGGGCCACGTTCTTAGGGGCGTGCCCCACACTCGGACAGCGTTCCGAAAGGGGCCCCCGGCGGTCCGCGCCCAGAACGGCCGATGTTCCTTACGTTCGCAAAGTGCCTACGCTCTCTGCCACTCGGAGGCGACCGAGGGTCGTGTAAATGAGCCCTTGCACATGGGGTTCTCCTTGCTGAAGCGGTATCGGATCCTCAAGCTCCCAGAGAGTGTCATTCGAGAACTCTACGGCCGTTTTCCAGTCCTTCGGCTCGCTCACTTCGTCGGAGAGCTCCGGAAACTTGACCCGTGTCGTACGGAACCACTCGGGAGCGGGCACTACGCGTTCCACGGGCGCAACAAATCTTATGCACTGACGGGGCTTCGTGATGTAGAAGGCGCAAAACGCCGGGTTTCTTTTCATCGGGACCTGATACCATGCACGATACTTTTCCAGAAATGGAATGCCATCAGGCGTTGCCTGCACTACCGCGACTAGGGCCTCAGCGTCTCCAACCAGGCGCTCCCGACGAATTCGGCCCACGGCCGAGGTCCCTAGGGGGGATTCAAGCCGAGTTGGTTCAACCGACTTCATGACTAGGCGAGGTGTGGCCCCCTCTAATTGAAGGCGTACCTGATCGAGCAAACGCTCGACTTCCGCGCGTATTCGTGATTCCTCGACGCCGACGTCAGCCAACGTGGCAACGATTCGCCGGCTTCGTTCCTCACGCACCTCCTCGAAGAGTGCCAAAGCAATCCTTCGTTGCCCAATCTCGTCAGCGAGGTCGGCCAATCGGTTTTTCCGGAGCCCTTCGGGCGACAGGGCCTCCAGGTAAGACTCGAACTCGGACGCCTTGTGGAGAGCGAATCTTATTACGATCGCGTCCGTGGCGTTCTTTGCCGCAGCCTCCGTATCAAGAACGATGAAGTCGGACCCGTTGCAAACCATGCACCACCGGACCCTCTCGTTTCGGCCGTAAGACATCGTTTGCTTCAATTCCCTTTCGCCGATTTCTGTTCCTAGTGCCTTGGCTTCGAGGAATGCCGCAGGATTTCCATCGACCTTGAGGCAATAATCAGCCGGGTGGTTGCCGGATGCCATCTGGACAGGGTATTCCACTTCGATTTCGTCGGGCGAAAAATTCCATCCAATCGCCCGAAGGAATGGATCGATAATTCTCGCCCGCGTGTTGGCTTCCGACAACTTCCGGCCAGAGGCCACGATCGAAGATTGCGAACGAAGGACGGCTTGTAGCTCGGACTCGGTCATGGTTTCGCATGTGGCGAGGCCATGTCAAACCTGATGACGCGGCTACCTTCATATGACTCGCCGCACTACATCCTCCTTGACCAGTCATGAGCCGCCGCCCCCACACCATTGCCGAAAGAATACTCGCCCCCAAATCAGGCGCGACCGAAGTGTCTCCCGGCGAGATTGTCGAGGCCAAGGTCGACGTCGCAATGGCCCAGGAGGCGCCTGCGACGGCGGAATTCAACAAAGATCCAGCTACGTCTCATGCTTTCTTAACACCCGCTCCGAACTCGTCGTCCCGATGATGGACGACAGCACCTGCATCGGCGAGGTCGACATCGACAGCGACAAAGTGGGCGCCTTCATGCCGCGGGACGAGCGTTTCGTCGGAAAGGTCGCGGGCATGCTCGCCAGCACGGCGCGTCGGCTGAGAAAGTAGGTTCCGAGCGAAGCCTTGACGGGATGTCCTTTCCGTTCCGCCGCTCCAGATGGACGCGGGTGAGCGGTTAAATACCACGAGCGATTACACGTCTTTCGAATGATTTTCATTGGTCCTGCCGGCGTTCCGCTTTCCTGCAAAGGCCGCACCGTGATGGAGGGGATCCAGCATGTGCAGGAGCTCGGCCTCAACGCGATGGAAGTGGAGTTCGTCCGTGGCATCAGGATGGACGAGGCCTATGCGACGGAAGCGGGGAGACTCGCCCGCGACCTCGGTGTGCGGCTCTCCGTGCATAGCCCTTACTACACGAACCTCGCCTCCGATGACGAGAAGACGATCCAGAAGTCCATCGACAAGATCACTCTCTCCGGCAAGATGGCCGACCTCATGGGGGCGGATGTCGTCGTCTGCCACCCCGGCTTCTACACGACCCTCGGGAAGAGGGAATCGGTCAAGAAGGCCATCAAGACGACCGAGACCATAATGCAGTACTTCGAGGAAGGGAAGTTCCAAGTGAAGCTCGGCCTCGAGATAATGGGCAAGCAGCAGACCTTCGGTGACATCCAAGAGGTCAAGGAGGTGTGCGAGGCTGTACCGGGGACGACGCCGGTCATCGATTTCTCGCACGTGCACGCGAGGTCGAACGGTGGACTCAAGACTAGGGATGAGTTCCAACGCGTCTTCAACGCCTTCGAGTCGCTCAACGTGAAGCACTGGTACTCGTACGTCACGGGCGTCAAGTACGTGAACGGCAGTGAACTCTACCACGTCCCCATCAAGAAGGGCGACATGGACGTGGACAACCTTGTCGAAGTCGTCCTCGACAACGCGTACGACATCACGATAATCTCCAACAGTCCGATCGTCGAGCATGACGCGATGTTCGTGAAGATCCATTTCGAACGCGCGCTCGAAAAGCGCGGCTTCGCGGGAGGCCGCGGTGCGCGCCCGATCGTGGAGGGGTAGGACGCTCAAGAAGCCGCGACGGGCGCAAGGCGCTGGAAAAGCCGGGAAGTCCGGCTCGCCCAAAGCCCCCGGGCGGCGGCGTAACACCGCCGCGGCGAGAAATATGGGCGAACGCATACACCGGGCCGCGAGCCGTTTCATCGCGGAGCAGGCACTCGATGCGATCGAAGGTGTGCCCTCGGGCCGTAGCGAGGAGTTCCTGAGCATCCTCGAGGCCGCCAAGGAGGTCTTCATTTTCGGGCGCGGTCGAAGCGGTCTCGTCGGGCGGGCGCTTGCCGTCCGCCTGTCCCACCTTGGGATAGCCTCCTACGTAGTCGGGGAGACGATCACGCCGCCAGTACAGCGCGGCGACGTCGTCATTCTTCTCTCGGGCTCGGGGGAGACGTTCTCCGTCCTCGTCACAGCGCGCGTCGCGAAGGACCTTGGAGCGAAGATAGTCGCGATCACGGAGAACGCGTCGTCCTCGATCGGCGACTTGGGCGATCTCGTGATCGAGATACCGCATGAGCGTGGCGGTCGCAGCCGCGAGTTCGCACCGCTCGGCACGTTGTTCGAGGCTTCGGCCTCGCTTTACCTCGACGGGATCGTCGCAGAATTGATGCGTCGAGTCGGTGAGACCGAGGACTCGATGCGCACGCGCCACGCGACATTGGAATAGCCGGCCGCGTACTTTTCGATCCGTGGTTCTCCCGTTTCACCACATGGCGCGGTCGCACGTCGCGCTGTTGCCTCGACCACGTGCCAAACATATATCAAGAGGGATGCCACATAGGGGAGCCATTGGCACAACGGCGCACGTTCAATAAGTTCAAGAAACCGAATCCCCCGTCTCCAAGAAAAAGGATGCTTGATGTGCGCCGGCGCGACCATTTCTCGTACGACATGAGGCAAGTTCTTGTCGGCTCGACCTTGCCGGTCGAGCAACAGGCGTCGTTCCTCGCGACTCTCTTTGCGCGCGGCAGCCTCGGGTCGAGCGACGATGCGAAGGAGTACGCGCAGCAGAAATTCGAGGAGAAGCTGTACGGGAACAAGACGCGCGACGACATCTTCCGCCTCATCGACCATTACTCGAAGTGGCGATAAGGCACGATTCGCCGCGGCCGTGACCGGTCTTCTTTCTAAGACGCGTTTCCCCTATTCCGGAGGAAAGCCGTCCTTTCCCTCGCCCGATCGCTCGAACCCGGCGAGCTCGGCGGAATCGCCCTCGGGTCTTTGGCGTTTGACGCGCCGGTACAGTCCGACGAGCCCATAGATCGGGAGAGCGACGACGAGAAGGCCCACCGCCGTCGAAACGAGGTCCACCTTTCCCGTCCCGGCGTCTATTGCCGAAAGCGTCCGGTAGGCGTTGACGAGCCCCGCCCCGTCTTTCGCATTTGCCCCCGGGATCGGGTCCGCGCTCCGGCGTAGGACGTCTTGCACGTGCGCGACCTTCGTTTCCATGCCGCCCTCGACGTTTCGCTCCCGTAACGCCGGCTGCGCCTCCATCATGAGGGCGACGACCCCGCTCACAATGGGCGCGGCCATCGACGTGCCGGCCATCCCGACGTACCCGTCGTCACGGAAATCGTTCGTGTCAAGGTCGCGAGGCACTGCGCTGATGAGTACTCCAGGCGCCACGAGGTCAAGCCGCGACCCGAAACTCGAGAACTCGGTGACGCCGCCGTCGCGATCCACCGCGCCGACGCTGATGACGAGGTCGATGTCGCCGGGTTGTGACACCTCGCCCTTGCCGTCGTTGCCGCTAGAGACGACGACGATGACGCCTTTGGCGATGGCGTCCTCGACGGCGCGTCTTGTCTGCGTGCCGACCGTCGCTCCGAGGACTCCGCGGCCGGTGGGGCGTTCCTGGTCCTCCACGCCGATCGAGAGGTTGATGATGTCCGCGCCGATCGTGAAATCACCGTTCGGCGCCACCGCCCACCGGATCGCACGCGCGACCACGTCATCAGTCCCGACCCCCGCATGATCCATTGCCTTGGCGACGAGGAGACGCGCGTCTGGGGCGATCCCGCGCTCGCCCGTCATCCAATAGTAGCTCACCGGATTGAGTTGAAGGTGGCCGCGCCCGACCATCGCCCCGGCGATGTGTGTGCCGTGCCCGTTGTCGTCGTAGGCTTTCTCCGAGAAACGCCCGTCCTTGTCCCCCACGAAATCCCGAAAAAGGACGACGCTCCCTTCGAGGTCCGGGTGGCTTGCGTCTACACCCGTGTCTATGATGGCGATGCGGACGCCTTCGCCGCTCGGTCTTTTGAGCCAAGGCTCGCGTAAGGTCAGCCACATGCGATCCACGCTTATCTGATGCTTCACCCCCCAGAGCGACTCGGCCGCGTAGATGCGTTCGGTCGCGACCTGCGCCAGGGAGGGAGCTGCAAGGATGAGAATGGCGATGAGGGGGCCGAGCGGGAAACGCATTACGGCCGGTAATGGCCCTCCGTATTAAAGTCGCGAGCGTATCCCTTATCGTGACCCGTGACCCTTCCCGGCGCGTGAGAGTCGTCGTCAACTGCGCGATGTCGGCGGACGGGAAGATCGCCCTCAAGGGAGGCGGCCGATTGCGATTGTCCGGCCCCGAGGACAAGGCGCGAGTGGAGCGCCTTCGCCGGGATAGTGATTGCATCCTCGTCGGCATCAACACGGTGCTGGCGGACGATCCATCGCTCCTCGTAGAAACTGGCCTTCCCCCCGGTCGAGAGACGCCGCTACGGGCCATCTTGGACACGCGGCTTCGCACGCCGCGCGATGCGCGTCTACTCAAAGGCGGCCGCACGATCATCTTCACCGGCCGCGCCGGCGAGAGGCTCGAAGGCGCGGAGGTCGTCGCTCTTCCGACCCCCATCGCGCCCATCGCGGTCGTGGCCGAACTGGAAAAAAGGGGTGCTCGTGTGCTCCTCGTCGAGGGCGGCGGCGAAGTAATCGCCTCCTTCCTTGCATCGGGCCTTGTCGACGAGTTCCACACGTACGTCGCTCCCTTGATCGTCGGGGGGCGCGGCGCCCCAACCCCTGCCGGAGGAGTGGGGGCGAATAGCCTCGAAACCATGTGGAAGCTCGAACTCGTTTCCGCCACGCGATTGGGAGAAGGCGCGCTTCTCTCGTACCGAGCGCGAAAGTGACATCACCCCGGTCTCCCGTCTCTCATGGGTCTTGACGGCGGTGCTTGTGGCTTGAGGATATTGTGCGACGAGATGCTTGGAAGCCTTGCCCGCTGGCTCCGGGTCCTCGGCTACGACACGCAGTACGCCCGGGACATGGCCGACATCGAGATCATCGAGAGAGCAGCCAAGGAGGACCGTGTCGTCGTGACGCGAGACCGACAATTGGCGGTCCGCCTCGCGGCGCGGGCGATATTCATCACGAGCGTCGACCTCGACTCGCAGTTGGACGAGTTCCTTGATGTGGCGCCTGAAAACCCCGATCCTTCCCTTTTCCTTTCACGATGCCCGGCCTGTAACGAGGTCTTGGCGAACGGGCGACCGAAGGAGGGGGACGTGCCGGCAGATGTGTTCGTCTCGGGACAGGCCACATTGTTTTGTGCCGGCTGTAAGAAATACTATTGGGAGGGATCGCACACGAGGAACATGCGCGCCTTCCTTGCGCGTCACATACACTCCGACGGACCAGAATGAACCCGTCCCGAAGGACCGAGGCCGAAGGATGAACGCGGGGAAAAGGTTGCAGCGTGCTTGTTCCGGCCGATGCATGGACTAGGCGGGACCGTTTCAAAAAACGTACCCTGCTCGTCCGAGGTAACCGGGGTGCGTCAGGGGAATCGTTCGAAATGTCATGGACTCGCGGGCCTTTGCCCGCC encodes the following:
- a CDS encoding nucleotidyltransferase domain-containing protein is translated as MAFPGKEFTGRELALASGCSVPMAIKELNRLLRHGALFTRVAGKAHLWRWESDHYLTAPLSALFTAERRAREELARLLQDELQSSPGLVRLVLFGSVARGEESPESDIDLLAIVADEAAKSALAFRLDAAQTKVASRFGNRLAGVVYSVEEARRKNRLPLMKNIEAEGKVLLDRTP
- a CDS encoding type I restriction enzyme HsdR N-terminal domain-containing protein, which translates into the protein MTESELQAVLRSQSSIVASGRKLSEANTRARIIDPFLRAIGWNFSPDEIEVEYPVQMASGNHPADYCLKVDGNPAAFLEAKALGTEIGERELKQTMSYGRNERVRWCMVCNGSDFIVLDTEAAAKNATDAIVIRFALHKASEFESYLEALSPEGLRKNRLADLADEIGQRRIALALFEEVREERSRRIVATLADVGVEESRIRAEVERLLDQVRLQLEGATPRLVMKSVEPTRLESPLGTSAVGRIRRERLVGDAEALVAVVQATPDGIPFLEKYRAWYQVPMKRNPAFCAFYITKPRQCIRFVAPVERVVPAPEWFRTTRVKFPELSDEVSEPKDWKTAVEFSNDTLWELEDPIPLQQGEPHVQGLIYTTLGRLRVAESVGTLRT
- a CDS encoding TIM barrel protein, producing the protein MIFIGPAGVPLSCKGRTVMEGIQHVQELGLNAMEVEFVRGIRMDEAYATEAGRLARDLGVRLSVHSPYYTNLASDDEKTIQKSIDKITLSGKMADLMGADVVVCHPGFYTTLGKRESVKKAIKTTETIMQYFEEGKFQVKLGLEIMGKQQTFGDIQEVKEVCEAVPGTTPVIDFSHVHARSNGGLKTRDEFQRVFNAFESLNVKHWYSYVTGVKYVNGSELYHVPIKKGDMDVDNLVEVVLDNAYDITIISNSPIVEHDAMFVKIHFERALEKRGFAGGRGARPIVEG
- a CDS encoding SIS domain-containing protein: MGERIHRAASRFIAEQALDAIEGVPSGRSEEFLSILEAAKEVFIFGRGRSGLVGRALAVRLSHLGIASYVVGETITPPVQRGDVVILLSGSGETFSVLVTARVAKDLGAKIVAITENASSSIGDLGDLVIEIPHERGGRSREFAPLGTLFEASASLYLDGIVAELMRRVGETEDSMRTRHATLE
- a CDS encoding S8 family serine peptidase, producing the protein MRFPLGPLIAILILAAPSLAQVATERIYAAESLWGVKHQISVDRMWLTLREPWLKRPSGEGVRIAIIDTGVDASHPDLEGSVVLFRDFVGDKDGRFSEKAYDDNGHGTHIAGAMVGRGHLQLNPVSYYWMTGERGIAPDARLLVAKAMDHAGVGTDDVVARAIRWAVAPNGDFTIGADIINLSIGVEDQERPTGRGVLGATVGTQTRRAVEDAIAKGVIVVVSSGNDGKGEVSQPGDIDLVISVGAVDRDGGVTEFSSFGSRLDLVAPGVLISAVPRDLDTNDFRDDGYVGMAGTSMAAPIVSGVVALMMEAQPALRERNVEGGMETKVAHVQDVLRRSADPIPGANAKDGAGLVNAYRTLSAIDAGTGKVDLVSTAVGLLVVALPIYGLVGLYRRVKRQRPEGDSAELAGFERSGEGKDGFPPE
- a CDS encoding dihydrofolate reductase family protein is translated as MALRIKVASVSLIVTRDPSRRVRVVVNCAMSADGKIALKGGGRLRLSGPEDKARVERLRRDSDCILVGINTVLADDPSLLVETGLPPGRETPLRAILDTRLRTPRDARLLKGGRTIIFTGRAGERLEGAEVVALPTPIAPIAVVAELEKRGARVLLVEGGGEVIASFLASGLVDEFHTYVAPLIVGGRGAPTPAGGVGANSLETMWKLELVSATRLGEGALLSYRARK
- a CDS encoding Mut7-C RNAse domain-containing protein, with amino-acid sequence MRILCDEMLGSLARWLRVLGYDTQYARDMADIEIIERAAKEDRVVVTRDRQLAVRLAARAIFITSVDLDSQLDEFLDVAPENPDPSLFLSRCPACNEVLANGRPKEGDVPADVFVSGQATLFCAGCKKYYWEGSHTRNMRAFLARHIHSDGPE